In the genome of Gammaproteobacteria bacterium, the window GCAGAGCCAAATTCAGTTTTTGCAGTTACTTCAATCGAATCTGGTGCAGGTAAGCACGATTTCTAATCCACAACTTGGCCGAGTTGAAGTGGCGATGTTGAAGTACGCTGATTTGCCAATGGATTTAGCTGATGCTTCTTTATTGTTGCTGGCCGAAGAATTGGGGCATGGCCGTATTCTTTCTACAGATCAACGTGATTTTAGAACCTATCGTTGGAAAAACCATCGGCCTTTTGACAACCTTTTATTGCCTGACTGAACAGGCTGAAATGTTCTTACTTGCTTAGCCAGTGATTAATTTGTTTTAAATCTTCTGCTTTTAACCGCCCAACGGCTTGCTTCAACCTCAGTGTGTTGAGCACGTAATCGTAACGTGCCGTTTGATAATCCCGTTGTGCGCGATGGAC includes:
- a CDS encoding PIN domain-containing protein, yielding MILADSGFWLALINQRDKYHQNAVSFMSSCNEDLITTWPVITETCHLLGRELGVQSQIQFLQLLQSNLVQVSTISNPQLGRVEVAMLKYADLPMDLADASLLLLAEELGHGRILSTDQRDFRTYRWKNHRPFDNLLLPD